The proteins below are encoded in one region of Thermothelomyces thermophilus ATCC 42464 chromosome 1, complete sequence:
- a CDS encoding histidine triad-like protein (Histidine triad-like protein): MRSTSSSSTAQPGAQQQSQSQGHQKKPIYFGPFEVTNQVFLTTPHSFALVNLKPLLPGHVLVCPLVPHRRLTDLSPVELTDLFTAVQRVQRMLARHYFLGPASSSSPSSAAASLPPPPPPSPPSSSSSSSSTPSAASQPSPPGHHQQQQQQQHDGQAPLREGGRGGEEERGSFNIALQDGPEAGQTVAHVHVHVIPRIRGATAKPASTPSDAIYEQMAAEEGNVGGALWDRDRERQRESGDGGRPVPGGGFPRIEDAARVARGMEEMEEEAGIYRRVLEQMEAEGL; this comes from the exons ATGCGCAgcacctcgtcctcctccacAGCGCAACCCGGCGCGCAgcaacaatcacaatcacagggCCACCAAAAGAAGCCCATCTACTTTGGGCCCTTTGAAGTGACAAACCAA GTCTTCCTCACAACCCCCCACTCCTTCGCCCTCGTCAACCTCAAGCCCCTCCTGCCGGGCCATGTCCTCGTCTGCCCGCTGGTCCCGCACCGCCGCCTGACCGACCTCTCCCCGGTCGAGCTGACCGACCTCTTCACGGCCGTCCAGCGCGTCCAGCGCATGCTGGCACGCCACTACTTCCTGGGCCCcgcctcatcctcctccccttcctccgCAGCAGCATcgctaccaccaccaccgccaccatcaccaccatcgtcatcatcatcatcatcatcgacACCATCAGCAGCATCACAACCATCACCGCCCGgccaccaccagcagcagcagcagcagcagcatgaCGGGCAGGCCCCGCTCCGCGAGGGCGGCCGCgggggcgaggaggagcgggGGTCCTTCAACATTGCGCTGCAGGACGGGCCCGAGGCCGGGCAGACGGTGGCGCACGTCCACGTGCACGTGATCCCGCGCATCCGCGGGGCGACGGCCAAGCCGGCGTCGACCCCGTCGGACGCCATCTACGAGCAGatggcggccgaggagggcaACGTCGGCGGGGCGCTGTgggaccgggaccgggaGCGGCAGCGCGAGAGCGGTGATGGTGGCAGGCCGGTGCCGGGGGGCGGGTTCCCCCGTATCGAAGACGCCGCGCGGGTGGCGAGGGGAATGGAGGAGATGGAGGAGGAAGCCGGGATCTATCGGCGGGTCTTGGAGCAGATGGAGGCGGAGGGCCTGTGA
- a CDS encoding condensin complex component SMC2-like protein (Contains conserved domain COG1196: Smc, Chromosome segregation ATPases [Cell division and chromosome partitioning]) has translation MRVTELIIDGFKSYAVRTVISGWDESFNSITGLNGSGKSNILDAICFVLGITNMSTVRAQNLQDLIYKRGQAGVTKASVTIVFDNRDKKRSPIGFEEYSTISVTRQIVLGGTTKYLINGHRAQQQTVQNLFQSVQLNINNPNFLIMQGRITKVLNMKPVEILAMIEEAAGTRMFEDRRDKALKTMAKKEMKLQEITELLRDEIEPKLEKLRTEKRAFLDFQQTQNDLERLTRVVVAHDYVRCQEKLKQSASDLEAKKQREKELEESAARLKSEISHLEEDLERVKAQRDKELRKGGKAQGLEEAVKKHANELVRLATVADLKRSSMAEEQERRAGCERTVAELEAVLKEKTKTYEKIRAKYDAAKDAAEKLSQEAESKEELLQTLQTGVASKEGQGNGYQAQLQDARNRVTAAVTEQEQAKIKIAHLEKRIREEEPRAVRARDQNAGLLEELEGLKQQAQRLEHELAKLGFQPGSERELYKQETQLQQTIRNLRQESDALKRKVANIDFHYSDPVPNFDRSKVKGLVAQLFTLDKQFIQAATALEICAGGRLYNVVVDTEVTGTQLLQGGRLRKRVTIIPLNKIAAFRASAQTVATAQRIAPGKVDLALSLVGYDEEVSAAMEYVFGNTLVCADAETAKRVTFDPNVRMRSITLEGDAYDPSGTLSGGSAPNSSGVLVTLQKLNEITRQLREAEAALGQLQSQIAREKSRLDQAKRLKQELDLKAHEIKLAEEQIGGNSSSSIIQEVQNMKETVAQLKESVEEAKKRQAEASADVKRIEKDMKDFDNNKDAKLVELQASVDKLRAAVEKTNASNKALQKELQTAQLDSEQVAGDLAAAREQLQEIDLALKAQQGEVEELVKQQRQVKETHDAAQAQLEEERKKLHVYDDELRALEEAIRSKNARITEEGLERQKLVHQIEKFHKEQQAAAQSVARMEEEHEWIADARDQFGRTGTPYDFKGQNIAECKATHKNLLERSQGLRKKINPKVMNMIDSVEKKEVSLKHMMRTVIRDKRKIEETIVSLDDYKKKALQETWEKVNSDFGQIFAELLPGSFAKLEPPEGKTISDGLEVKVSLGKVWKQSLTELSGGQRSLIALSLIMALLQFKPAPMYILDEVDAALDLSHTQNIGRLIKTRFKGSQFIVVSLKDGMFQNANRIFRTRFSEGTSMVQALTPADLK, from the exons ATGAGGGTGACGGAATTGATCATCGAC GGCTTCAAGTCGTATGCCGTGCGCACGGTGATATCAGGATG GGACGAGAGCTTCAACTCGATCACCGGCCTCAACGGCAGCGGCAAGTCCAACATTCTGGATGCCATCTGCTTCGTGCTCGGCATCACCAACATGTCTACGGTCCGCGCGCAGAACTTGCAG GATCTTATCTACAAGCGCGGCCAAGCGGGCGTCACCAAGGCTAGCGTCACCATCGTGTTCGACAACAGAGACAAGAAGCGCTCACCGATCGGCTTCGAGGAATATTCGACCATCAGCGTGACACGACAGATCGTCCTCGGCGGAACCACAAAATACCTGATCAATGGTCACCGCGCGCAACAGCAGACGGTCCAGAACCTGTTCCAGTCGGTTCAGCTCAACATCAACAACCCCAACTTCCTGATCATGCAGGGTCGCATCACAAAAGTTCTGAACATGAAGCCTGTCGAGATCCTGGCCATGATCGAGGAGGCGGCAGGCACGAGGATGTTCGAGGACAGGAGAGATAAGGCGCTCAAGACCATGGCGAAGAAGGAGATGAAGCTCCAGGAGATCACGGAGCTGCTCCGCGACGAAATCGAACCGAAGCTCGAGAAGCTGCGGACCGAAAAGCGCGCGTTCCTCGACTTCCAGCAGACTCAGAACGATCTCGAGCGCCTGACCAGGGTAGTGGTGGCGCACGATTACGTCCGATGCCAGGAGAAGCTGAAACAGTCTGCTTCGGATCTCGAGGCGAAGAAGCAGCGCGAGAAGGAGTTGGAGGAATCGGCCGCGCGGCTCAAGAGCGAAATCTCTCATCTGGAGGAGGACCTGGAAAGGGTCAAGGCGCAACGAGACAAGGAGTTGCGGAAGGGCGGCAAGGCGCAAGGGCTGGAGGAGGCAGTCAAGAAGCATGCCAATGAGCTGGTCCGTCTTGCCACCGTCGCCGATCTCAAGCGCAGCAGCATGGCGGAAGAACAAGAGAGGAGGGCAGGGTGCGAGAGGACCGTTGCTGAGCTGGAAGCTGTCCTGAAGGAGAAGACCAAGACGTACGAGAAGATCAGGGCAAAGTATGACGCTGCGAAAGACGCGGCCGAGAAGCTGAGTCAGGAGGCGGAGTCGAAGGAAGAACTGCTCCAGACCCTGCAGACCGGCGTCGCATCCAAGGAAGGCCAAGGGAATGGGTACCAAGCGCAGCTGCAGGACGCGAGGAACCGTGTGACGGCAGCTGTGACGGAGCAGGAACAGGCCAAGATCAAGATTGCCCATCTTGAGAAGAGGATAAGGGAGGAAGAGCCACGAGCGGTGCGGGCCAGAGACCAGAACGCCGGCCTgctcgaggagctcgagggGCTCAAACAACAGGCGCAAAGGCTGGAACATGAGCTCGCTAAGCTCGGCTTCCAACCGGGCTCGGAGCGGGAGTTGTACAAACAAGAGACCCAGCTGCAGCAGACCATCCGGAACCTGCGGCAAGAATCCGACGCCCTCAAGCGCAAGGTCGCCAACATCGACTTCCACTACTCAGACCCGGTTCCCAATTTTGACCGGTCAAAAGTGAAAGGTCTGGTGGCACAGCTCTTCACTCTCGACAAGCAGTTCATCCAAGCGGCCACCGCACTCGAAATCTGCGCCGGCGGGCGGCTGTACAACGTCGTCGTGGACACCGAAGTCACGGGCACCCAACTCTTGCAGGGTGGTAGACTGCGGAAGCGTGTGACCATCATTCCCCTGAACAAGATCGCCGCCTTCAGAGCCTCCGCTCAGACCGTCGCAACTGCCCAGCGGATCGCACCGGGCAAGGTCGACTtggctctctctctcgtcgGTTACGATGAGGAGGTCTCGGCGGCTATGGAATATGTCTTTGGGAATACTCTCGTCTGCGCAGATGCCGAGACAGCCAAGAGGGTCACCTTCGACCCCAACGTACGGATGCGCAGCATCACGCTCGAAGGCGATGCTTACGACCCCTCCGGCACGCTCTCGGGCGGGAGCGCGCCGAACTCCAGCGGCGTGCTGGTCACCCTGCAGAAGCTGAACGAGATCACGAGGCAACTCAGAGAAGCGGAGGCGGCGCTCGGCCAGCTGCAATCCCAGATCGCGCGCGAGAAGTCCAGGCTCGACCAGGCCAAGAGGCTAAAGCAAGAGCTCGACCTCAAGGcccacgagatcaagctggCCGAGGAGCAGATCGGCGGCAATTCGTCCTCGTCCATCATCCAAGAGGTGCAGAACATGAAGGAGACGGTCGCGCAGCTCAAGGAGTCGGTCGAGGAGGCCAAGAAGCGGCAGGCCGAGGCCAGCGCCGATGTCAAGCGCATCGAGAAGGACATGAAGGATTTCGACAACAACAAGGACGCCAAGCTCGTGGAGCTGCAGGCGTCGGTCGACAAGCTCCGGGCCGCGGTCGAGAAGACGAACGCGTCAAACAAGGCGCTGCAAAAGGAGCTCCAGACCGCGCAGCTCGACTCGGAGCAGGTGGCGGGCGACCTGGCCGCAGCACGGGAACAGCTGCAGGAGATCGATCTCGCGCTCAAGGCTCAGCAGGGAGAGGTAGAAGAGCTCGTCAAGCAGCAGCGCCAGGTCAAGGAGACGCACGACGCGGCGCAGGCGCAGCTCGAGGAGGAGCGCAAGAAGCTCCACGTTTACGACGACGAACTGCGCGCGCTCGAGGAAGCCATCCGGTCCAAGAACGCACGCATCACCGAAGAAGGGCTCGAGAGGCAAAAGCTCGTCCACCAGATCGAGAAGTTCCACAAGGAGCAACAGGCGGCGGCGCAGAGCGTCGCCCGGATGGAGGAGGAGCACGAGTGGATCGCGGACGCGCGCGACCAGTTCGGCCGGACGGGGACGCCGTACGACTTCAAGGGCCAGAACATTGCCGAGTGCAAGGCGACGCACAAGAACCTGCTGGAGCGCAGCCAGGGCCTGCGGAAGAAGATCAACCCCAAGGTCATGAACATGATCGACAGCGTCGAGAAGAAGGAAGTCTCGCTCAAGCACATGATGCGCACCGTCATCCGCGACAAGCGCAAGATCGAGGAGACGATTGTGAGCCTGGACGACTACAAGAAGAAGGCGCTGCAGGAGACGTGGGAGAAGGTGAACAGCGATTTCGGCCAGATCTTTGCCGAGCTGCTGCCGGGCAGCTTCGCCAAGCTTGAACCGCCCGAGGGCAAGACCATCTCGGACGGTCTGGAGGTGAAGGTGTCCCTAGGGAAGGTGTGGAAGCAATCGCTTACCGAACTAAGCGGTGGTCAACG GTCCCTTATTGCCCTCTCCCTGATCATGGCCCTCCTCCAGTTCAAGCCGGCGCCCATGTACATCCTGGACGAGGTCGACGCGGCCCTGGACCTGTCACACACGCAGAACATCGGCCGCCTGATCAAGACGCGCTTCAAGGGCTCCCAGTTCATCGTCGTCTCGCTCAAGGACGGCATGTTCCAGAACGCGAACCGCATCTTCCGCACCCGGTTCAGCGAGGGCACCAGTATGGTGCAGGCGCTGACGCCGGCGGATCTCAAGTGA